A window from Chryseobacterium vaccae encodes these proteins:
- the rny gene encoding ribonuclease Y — translation MTAAIIAGVICLVIGAVLGMFFSRSSLNTKAKFIIDDAKKNAENLIEKANVQAESIKKEKNLQAKEKFLELKSQHDADIQSREKKMQEVEKRTKDKEHKLNDELSKTGKLEKDLDKQIADYAKKNEILDRKQQELDIATAKKVEILEKISNYTAEEAKAELVETMKAEAKTRAQAHVQGIMEEAQMNAKNEARKIVIQTIQRIGTEQAIENSVSVFNIESDEVKGRIIGREGRNIRALEAVTGVEIIVDDTPEAILLSCFDPVRREIARLSLHRLVTDGRIHPARIEEVVEKTRKQIEEEIIEVGKRTIIDLGIHGLHPELIKIVGRMKYRSSYGQNLLQHSREVANIAATMAAELGLNVKLAKRAGLLHDIGKVPEQESELPHALLGMQWAEKYGENPEVVNAIGAHHDEIEMKSLLSPIIQVADAISGARPGARRQVLESYIQRLKDLESAALSFDGVSSAYAIQAGRELRVMVESGKVNDEVASQLSYDISEKIQNELTYPGQVKVTVIRETRAVNIAR, via the coding sequence ATGACAGCAGCCATTATAGCCGGCGTTATTTGCTTAGTTATCGGGGCAGTACTAGGGATGTTTTTCTCTAGAAGCTCACTGAATACTAAGGCAAAATTTATTATAGATGATGCAAAGAAAAATGCCGAAAACCTTATAGAAAAAGCAAACGTTCAAGCTGAATCCATAAAGAAAGAAAAGAATCTTCAGGCCAAAGAAAAATTCTTGGAACTGAAATCACAGCATGATGCAGACATCCAGTCCCGCGAAAAGAAAATGCAGGAAGTAGAAAAAAGGACTAAAGACAAAGAGCACAAGCTGAATGACGAATTAAGCAAGACAGGAAAACTTGAAAAAGACCTTGACAAGCAGATCGCAGATTATGCTAAGAAAAATGAAATCTTAGACAGAAAACAGCAGGAACTGGATATAGCAACCGCTAAAAAAGTGGAAATCCTTGAAAAAATATCCAATTACACCGCAGAAGAAGCTAAAGCAGAATTGGTAGAAACCATGAAAGCTGAGGCTAAAACAAGAGCTCAGGCACACGTTCAGGGAATCATGGAGGAAGCTCAGATGAACGCCAAGAACGAAGCCAGAAAAATTGTTATCCAGACGATTCAGAGAATCGGAACCGAGCAGGCTATCGAAAATTCAGTATCTGTTTTCAACATTGAATCTGATGAAGTAAAAGGTAGAATTATCGGTAGAGAAGGTAGAAATATCCGAGCTTTAGAAGCAGTAACAGGTGTAGAAATTATTGTTGATGATACCCCTGAAGCCATCCTTCTTTCATGTTTCGATCCGGTAAGAAGAGAGATTGCAAGATTATCCCTTCACAGACTGGTAACGGATGGAAGAATCCACCCGGCAAGAATTGAAGAAGTGGTGGAAAAAACAAGAAAACAAATCGAGGAAGAAATTATTGAAGTAGGAAAAAGAACCATTATTGATTTGGGAATCCATGGATTACATCCTGAATTGATCAAGATTGTAGGTAGAATGAAATACCGTTCTTCTTACGGACAAAACTTACTTCAGCACTCAAGAGAAGTAGCGAATATTGCTGCAACTATGGCTGCGGAACTAGGACTAAACGTAAAATTAGCCAAAAGAGCAGGTCTTTTACATGATATTGGTAAAGTTCCTGAGCAGGAATCTGAATTACCGCATGCTTTATTAGGAATGCAGTGGGCTGAGAAATACGGAGAAAATCCAGAGGTTGTCAACGCAATCGGAGCTCACCACGATGAAATTGAAATGAAATCTCTGTTATCACCAATCATCCAGGTAGCTGATGCGATTTCAGGAGCAAGACCGGGAGCAAGAAGACAGGTATTGGAATCTTATATCCAGAGACTGAAAGACCTTGAGTCTGCAGCATTAAGCTTTGACGGTGTATCCAGCGCTTATGCAATCCAGGCAGGTAGAGAACTGAGAGTAATGGTAGAAAGCGGAAAAGTGAACGATGAAGTAGCTTCTCAGTTATCTTACGATATCTCAGAAAAGATCCAGAACGAACTTACTTACCCTGGACAGGTGAAAGTAACCGTAATCAGAGAAACAAGAGCTGTGAATATTGCAAGATAA
- a CDS encoding MFS transporter has translation MQELSLSSKLKYIFSIPVIISALGYFVDIYDLLLFGIVRIPSLKALGLNPDTDGTFILNCQMVGLLIGGVFWGIFGDKKGRLSVLFGSILVYSLANIACGFLPYFPKEHLVYQYAGLRFIAGIGLAGELGAGITLVSESLPKNLRAIGTSVVAGFGLMGAVVAQLTVELAGGWNISYIIGGIMGILLLLLRISVSESGIYKNIEHKNVSKGNFLSFFTHKDRLIRYLKCIAIGLPTWYCIGILAVLANQFAPEFGIKDISPGKAIMWAYVGISVGDLMSGFISHALKSRKMAIFYMLLFTVVGVGIMLFGNTETETKYYIFCVWLGLGTGYWAMFVTLAAEQFGTNIRNTATTTVPNMVRGLVPVMILAFDLLKNNFTVIISAAIVGVVVFGLAFYSSLTISETHNKNLEFIE, from the coding sequence ATGCAAGAACTGTCTTTGTCTTCAAAACTGAAATACATTTTTTCTATTCCCGTCATTATTTCTGCTTTGGGATATTTCGTAGATATTTATGACCTGCTGCTATTCGGGATTGTGAGAATTCCCAGTTTAAAAGCACTGGGTCTTAATCCGGATACCGATGGAACTTTTATCCTGAACTGTCAAATGGTAGGGCTTCTTATCGGAGGGGTTTTCTGGGGAATTTTTGGAGATAAAAAAGGAAGGCTTTCTGTGCTTTTTGGTTCTATTTTGGTCTATTCCCTGGCGAATATAGCCTGTGGATTTCTACCTTACTTTCCTAAAGAGCATTTGGTGTATCAATATGCCGGGTTAAGGTTTATTGCGGGTATCGGACTGGCTGGAGAGCTGGGAGCGGGAATTACCCTTGTTTCTGAAAGCCTGCCGAAGAATCTCAGAGCAATTGGTACCTCAGTTGTGGCTGGTTTTGGTCTCATGGGGGCAGTAGTGGCTCAATTGACTGTAGAACTGGCCGGAGGGTGGAATATTTCCTACATTATCGGTGGTATCATGGGAATTTTGCTGCTGCTGTTAAGGATCAGTGTTTCAGAATCAGGAATTTATAAGAATATTGAACATAAAAATGTCTCGAAAGGAAATTTTCTTTCTTTTTTTACCCATAAAGACCGTCTGATCAGGTACCTGAAATGCATAGCAATAGGGTTGCCTACCTGGTACTGTATAGGTATTCTTGCTGTTTTAGCCAATCAGTTTGCTCCTGAGTTCGGAATAAAAGATATTAGCCCCGGAAAAGCAATTATGTGGGCTTATGTTGGGATTTCTGTTGGCGATCTGATGAGCGGCTTTATCTCTCATGCCTTGAAATCACGTAAAATGGCCATATTTTATATGCTGCTTTTCACGGTGGTTGGAGTAGGGATCATGCTGTTTGGAAATACTGAGACAGAAACCAAATATTATATCTTCTGCGTATGGCTGGGATTAGGAACCGGGTATTGGGCGATGTTCGTTACTCTGGCGGCAGAACAGTTCGGAACCAATATCAGAAATACAGCAACCACAACCGTGCCTAATATGGTAAGAGGCTTGGTGCCGGTAATGATTCTGGCCTTTGATCTTTTAAAGAATAATTTTACGGTAATAATAAGTGCGGCTATAGTAGGAGTTGTTGTTTTTGGACTTGCATTTTATTCTTCATTGACAATTTCTGAGACACATAATAAAAATCTAGAATTTATAGAATAA
- a CDS encoding bacteriocin: MKNAKKLTKTDLKNIVGGVGGVATPDLSKCGCSCTGAVTGPTYCIKYKRCLQVMTC; the protein is encoded by the coding sequence ATGAAAAACGCTAAAAAACTAACAAAAACAGATCTTAAAAACATTGTAGGAGGAGTTGGCGGAGTAGCGACTCCCGATCTTTCAAAATGTGGCTGCAGCTGCACAGGAGCGGTAACAGGGCCAACCTACTGCATAAAGTATAAAAGATGTCTTCAGGTAATGACTTGCTGA
- a CDS encoding YeiH family protein produces the protein MKDFIQNNALRKIIFIIFAVFCLTPWVSSPIALASGFVLVVLIGNPFEKHLHQYIHLLLQVSIVGLGFGLKLDEALQAGKSGFLLTVMSIITVMVLGYFLGRVFKLEKKLSYLISAGTAICGGSAIAAVSPIIRPDSKEISLGLAIIFTLNSIALFIYPAIGHMLDLSQEQFGLWCAVGIHDTSSVVGAAGKYGFEALKTATTVKLARALWIIPVSVITMFIFKNNESKIKIPWFIGWFVLAILLNTYFPVFERFSSSITSLAKSGLNLTLFFIGSTLSIQTLKTIGIKPLAMAVILWIVISIGSLLYIIF, from the coding sequence ATGAAAGATTTCATCCAAAACAACGCGTTACGTAAAATAATTTTTATCATTTTTGCTGTTTTTTGTCTCACACCATGGGTTTCTTCACCGATCGCTTTAGCATCCGGGTTTGTTTTAGTTGTTCTTATTGGAAATCCATTTGAGAAGCATCTTCATCAATATATTCATTTGCTTCTTCAGGTTTCCATTGTCGGCTTGGGTTTCGGACTTAAACTTGATGAAGCTTTACAAGCCGGGAAATCTGGTTTTCTTTTAACTGTAATGAGTATTATAACCGTTATGGTACTGGGATATTTTCTGGGACGGGTATTTAAGCTGGAGAAGAAACTTTCTTATCTGATTTCCGCCGGAACAGCAATCTGCGGAGGAAGTGCCATTGCAGCCGTCTCTCCTATCATAAGACCAGATAGCAAAGAAATATCGTTGGGGCTTGCCATCATTTTTACTTTAAATTCTATCGCTTTATTTATCTATCCCGCTATCGGGCATATGCTTGATCTTTCACAGGAGCAGTTTGGATTGTGGTGTGCAGTAGGAATTCATGATACCAGCTCTGTAGTGGGTGCTGCCGGAAAATACGGATTTGAAGCCTTAAAAACTGCTACAACGGTAAAGCTGGCCCGTGCGCTATGGATTATTCCGGTCTCTGTGATTACCATGTTTATTTTCAAAAACAATGAGTCTAAAATTAAAATTCCATGGTTTATCGGATGGTTTGTTCTTGCTATTCTTCTGAATACTTATTTTCCTGTCTTTGAACGTTTCAGCAGCAGTATAACTTCACTCGCCAAATCCGGACTGAATCTGACTTTATTTTTTATTGGTTCTACTCTTTCGATACAGACTTTAAAAACGATTGGAATTAAACCATTGGCAATGGCTGTTATCTTATGGATCGTAATCAGCATAGGAAGTTTGCTTTATATTATTTTTTAG
- a CDS encoding LysR family transcriptional regulator, with protein MFDYRLKVFYTTASRLSFTKASEELHISQPAVTKHIKEIESQLGTKLFDRKGTSIQLTQGGKILFEYAEKIRNIYRDLEFEISQINEQHKGKLIIGASTTVAQYVLPEILAKFISYYKDIKIELIAHNTEIISDLLKEGKIDLGIIEGESQSSFFDYQPFKADEIVLAAKSDHPLAHKTLSLKDLYSLDLIFREQGSGTQEFIQNRLKEKDVDIEELHTVIQLGSSESIKNYLLHSDSMAFLSISTIINELKNNTLTVVDIKNFSIERNFHFILPKGEQSELIKLFLRFTS; from the coding sequence ATGTTTGATTACAGATTAAAAGTTTTCTATACAACAGCTTCCAGACTGAGCTTTACCAAGGCTTCAGAAGAGCTGCATATTTCCCAGCCTGCCGTAACCAAACACATTAAAGAGATTGAAAGCCAGCTGGGAACAAAGCTGTTTGACCGAAAAGGGACTTCTATTCAGCTTACACAAGGTGGAAAAATTTTATTTGAATATGCTGAAAAGATCCGGAATATCTACCGCGACCTGGAATTTGAGATCAGCCAAATTAATGAACAGCACAAAGGAAAGCTCATTATTGGAGCCAGTACTACCGTTGCCCAGTATGTACTTCCTGAAATTCTTGCCAAATTCATTAGTTATTACAAAGATATTAAGATCGAATTGATCGCTCACAATACTGAAATTATTTCTGATCTTTTAAAGGAAGGTAAAATAGATCTTGGTATCATTGAAGGAGAATCTCAGTCTTCTTTTTTTGATTACCAACCGTTTAAAGCTGACGAAATTGTGCTGGCTGCAAAATCTGATCATCCTTTAGCCCATAAGACATTAAGCCTGAAGGATCTTTACAGCCTGGATCTTATTTTCCGGGAACAGGGCTCGGGAACGCAGGAGTTTATTCAAAACCGATTAAAGGAAAAAGATGTTGATATTGAAGAACTTCATACGGTTATTCAGCTGGGAAGCAGTGAAAGCATCAAAAATTACCTTCTTCATTCAGACTCTATGGCATTCCTGTCTATCAGCACCATCATCAATGAACTGAAAAACAACACCCTTACAGTAGTTGATATTAAAAACTTCAGCATCGAAAGAAATTTCCATTTCATCCTTCCCAAAGGGGAACAATCAGAATTAATTAAATTGTTTTTGAGATTTACCAGCTAA
- a CDS encoding voltage-gated chloride channel family protein: MSKNQRTFNRKAIFHLQFFFRKYPALPYLAKWLCISMILGVLVGTASAGFLQSLEWATHFRENHLWLIALLPVAGFLIGLLYYYFGKDVEAGNNLLIDSIHDPKETIPFKMAPFVYLGTIATHFFGGSAGREGTALQMAGAIADQLSKPFKLDKNERKILLIAAIAAGFGSVFGTPLAGAVFGLEVFLIGRIRYNAIFPAFASAILADWATSLWNVKHTHYHIDIIPKLEFLPFLYSILAGIIFGICAAAFSRVIHWAGLVFKSKITYPPFRPVIGGIIIALTVFAMGTTRYVGLGVPVIVESFEKQLPLYDFALKMILTIITLSAGFKGGEVTPLFFIGATLGSALSLFIPLPFGLLAGMGFVAVFAGATNTPLACMLMGIELFGAESGVYIATACVVSYLLSGHNSIYTKQKIGEAKNRRYAAQEDKSVSEFL; encoded by the coding sequence ATGTCAAAAAACCAACGAACATTTAACAGAAAAGCAATTTTTCATCTGCAATTTTTCTTCAGAAAATATCCTGCGCTGCCTTATCTTGCAAAATGGCTGTGTATTAGTATGATCCTTGGAGTTCTTGTGGGAACAGCATCTGCGGGATTTCTTCAATCTTTGGAATGGGCAACTCATTTCAGGGAAAATCACCTTTGGCTGATTGCTCTGCTTCCTGTGGCTGGTTTTTTAATCGGGCTTTTATATTATTATTTCGGAAAAGATGTTGAGGCCGGAAACAATTTGCTGATTGACAGCATCCATGATCCGAAAGAAACTATTCCGTTCAAAATGGCTCCTTTTGTTTATCTGGGGACTATTGCTACTCATTTTTTTGGAGGATCAGCAGGCCGTGAGGGAACTGCTCTTCAGATGGCCGGAGCCATAGCCGACCAGCTCAGTAAACCATTCAAACTGGATAAGAATGAACGAAAAATTCTGCTGATTGCTGCCATTGCTGCCGGTTTTGGATCTGTTTTCGGAACCCCTCTCGCCGGAGCGGTATTCGGGCTTGAAGTTTTCCTGATCGGAAGAATTCGGTATAATGCAATTTTTCCCGCTTTTGCTTCTGCTATTCTTGCTGATTGGGCTACTAGTCTCTGGAATGTAAAACACACTCATTATCATATCGACATTATCCCCAAACTGGAATTTCTGCCTTTTCTATATAGTATTCTGGCTGGTATTATTTTTGGAATCTGCGCTGCTGCTTTCAGCAGGGTTATCCATTGGGCAGGTTTGGTTTTTAAATCAAAGATCACATATCCTCCATTTCGCCCTGTAATTGGAGGTATTATTATCGCTTTAACAGTATTCGCTATGGGAACTACAAGATATGTTGGTCTTGGCGTTCCGGTTATTGTAGAATCTTTCGAAAAGCAGCTTCCCCTTTATGATTTTGCTTTAAAGATGATATTGACGATAATCACACTCTCTGCCGGATTCAAAGGTGGTGAAGTAACTCCCTTATTTTTTATCGGAGCCACTTTAGGAAGCGCTTTGTCTCTTTTTATTCCGCTGCCGTTTGGTCTGCTTGCCGGAATGGGGTTTGTTGCCGTTTTTGCCGGAGCAACTAATACTCCCTTGGCCTGTATGTTGATGGGAATCGAACTTTTCGGAGCTGAATCCGGAGTTTATATAGCGACTGCCTGTGTAGTATCTTACCTACTTTCCGGGCATAACAGTATTTATACGAAACAGAAGATTGGAGAAGCTAAGAACAGAAGGTATGCAGCTCAGGAAGATAAGTCTGTTTCGGAGTTTTTGTAA
- a CDS encoding GLPGLI family protein, whose protein sequence is MKNIFTITAVLLMALVQAQTHRFIYQLQYKMDSTEKHHEKQNMILDITPKEVKFYGQDLAITDSLNKKFGMNSSYTDMSGQIVKRKINSFEHENYLNIKQGYYSFKTNDKINWIISDDTKKVENYTLQKAVAKFGGRSWTAWFCKDIPFNEGPFKFRGLPGLIFELSDGKDNFIYTLVKSQKLSEVYSTQNFVESNFGNKAVPISEKQKYKLTMEFYNDPFAFERNNFSKTNTDLKININGKEIRTVDELNTQTKSMQEVIRKYNNPIEIDKAIHYPIY, encoded by the coding sequence ATGAAAAATATTTTTACGATTACGGCTGTACTACTTATGGCTTTGGTTCAGGCCCAGACACATCGGTTTATTTATCAGTTACAGTATAAGATGGATTCTACAGAAAAGCATCATGAGAAGCAGAATATGATCCTTGATATTACTCCAAAAGAAGTAAAGTTCTATGGACAGGATCTGGCTATTACTGACTCTTTAAATAAAAAGTTCGGGATGAATTCCAGTTATACGGACATGTCCGGCCAGATCGTGAAAAGAAAGATCAATTCTTTTGAGCATGAAAATTACCTCAATATTAAACAAGGATATTATTCTTTCAAAACCAACGACAAAATAAATTGGATTATTTCTGACGATACCAAAAAGGTTGAAAACTATACTTTACAAAAAGCCGTTGCGAAATTCGGAGGCAGAAGCTGGACCGCGTGGTTCTGTAAAGACATTCCTTTCAATGAAGGACCTTTTAAGTTCCGGGGTCTGCCGGGACTGATCTTTGAACTGTCAGATGGTAAGGATAACTTTATTTATACTCTTGTTAAAAGTCAAAAACTATCGGAAGTTTATTCTACTCAGAATTTTGTAGAATCTAATTTCGGAAATAAGGCGGTTCCTATCAGTGAAAAGCAGAAATACAAGCTTACTATGGAGTTTTATAATGATCCGTTTGCTTTTGAACGAAATAATTTCAGTAAAACCAACACTGATCTGAAAATCAATATCAACGGAAAAGAAATCCGTACAGTTGATGAACTGAATACCCAAACGAAAAGCATGCAGGAGGTTATCAGAAAGTACAACAATCCTATTGAAATAGATAAAGCAATACACTATCCTATATACTAA
- a CDS encoding acyl-CoA thioesterase produces MDNKPITFQFISEPSDVNYGGNVHGGSVMKWIDQAGYACATTWSGNYSVTVYVGGIRFYEPIKIGEVVKVDAQVIYTGSSSMHIAINVFSRNLKQPTFDKKTHCIIVFVAVDENGKKLPVPKWVPETEEQKQQEQYAKRLMDLRTQIEDEMKPFL; encoded by the coding sequence ATGGATAACAAACCTATTACTTTTCAATTTATTTCGGAACCCTCAGATGTTAATTACGGGGGAAACGTACACGGTGGAAGTGTCATGAAGTGGATTGACCAGGCAGGTTATGCATGCGCCACGACATGGAGCGGAAACTATTCTGTGACGGTTTATGTAGGAGGAATCCGTTTTTACGAGCCCATCAAAATCGGAGAAGTCGTTAAAGTAGATGCACAGGTGATCTATACTGGATCATCAAGCATGCATATTGCCATCAATGTTTTTTCAAGAAATCTTAAACAACCTACTTTTGATAAAAAAACACACTGTATCATTGTTTTTGTAGCAGTAGATGAAAACGGTAAAAAACTGCCGGTACCCAAATGGGTTCCTGAAACGGAAGAACAAAAGCAGCAGGAACAGTATGCTAAACGGCTTATGGACCTGAGAACGCAGATAGAAGACGAAATGAAACCGTTTTTGTAA
- a CDS encoding arsenate reductase family protein: MKKVFYLNTCDTCRKILAQFDLTDWELREIKKEPITKEELAEMHKKTKSYEALFSKKSTQIKARELDVKSLGEKDFKELLLDHYTFLKRPVFLTEKEIFVGNDKKNIEALKVFFGVEE, from the coding sequence ATGAAGAAAGTATTTTATCTTAATACATGCGATACCTGCAGAAAGATTTTAGCACAATTTGACCTTACAGATTGGGAACTTCGTGAGATCAAGAAAGAACCGATAACCAAAGAAGAGCTTGCGGAAATGCATAAAAAGACAAAATCATATGAAGCATTATTCAGCAAAAAATCTACGCAGATTAAAGCAAGAGAACTAGATGTAAAATCTTTGGGTGAGAAAGATTTTAAAGAACTGCTTCTGGATCATTATACCTTTTTGAAACGTCCGGTTTTCCTTACAGAAAAGGAAATTTTTGTTGGAAATGATAAGAAAAATATTGAAGCCCTGAAAGTATTCTTCGGAGTAGAGGAATAG